The following coding sequences lie in one Arachis hypogaea cultivar Tifrunner chromosome 9, arahy.Tifrunner.gnm2.J5K5, whole genome shotgun sequence genomic window:
- the LOC112712674 gene encoding uncharacterized protein isoform X2, protein MMVSAIPTPFSPNCFLRHHHHHHHHHHHHHHHHHHVSYSSFFNFNCVVLPPSSNPNYILRASSSEGLPVEIVEDSKFVPLNAEDPRYGPPALLLLGFDEDEALKIQQLLKELDGEFLKIIYCTEDMITRSLWEAMHTTQNSLEGVKIAKSLPRICFLSGLTGEEMMMFIDAFPETGVDR, encoded by the exons ATGATGGTATCTGCAATACCAACACCATTCTCTCCCAATTGCTTTTTgcgccatcatcatcatcatcatcatcatcatcatcatcatcatcatcatcatcatcatgtttCTTATTcctccttcttcaacttcaactgcGTGGTGCTGCCTCCTTCCTCTAACCCCAACTATATACTCAGAGCATCTTCCTCTGAAG GACTTCCTGTTGAGATTGTTGAAGACTCAAAATTCGTTCCTTTGAATGCTGAGGATCCTAGATATGGTCCACCT GCATTGCTGTTGTTGGGCTTTGATGAAGATGAGGCTTTGAAG ATTCAACAGCTTTTGAAAGAATTGGATGGTGAATTCCTGAAG ATAATCTATTGTACTGAAGACATGATTACTCGTTCACTTTGGGAGGCAATGCATACAACACAAAACAGTTTGGAAGGGGTTAAG ATTGCAAAATCGCTTCCTCGGATATGCTTCTTATCTGGTTTAACTGGAGAGGAGATGATGATGTTTATTGATGCTTTCCCAGAAACTG GAGTTGATAGATGA
- the LOC112712674 gene encoding uncharacterized protein isoform X1, with amino-acid sequence MMVSAIPTPFSPNCFLRHHHHHHHHHHHHHHHHHHVSYSSFFNFNCVVLPPSSNPNYILRASSSEGLPVEIVEDSKFVPLNAEDPRYGPPALLLLGFDEDEALKIQQLLKELDGEFLKIIYCTEDMITRSLWEAMHTTQNSLEGVKIAKSLPRICFLSGLTGEEMMMFIDAFPETGLKSTAFAALVPNSANKPLQELIDEIMGDHEMLTGEQL; translated from the exons ATGATGGTATCTGCAATACCAACACCATTCTCTCCCAATTGCTTTTTgcgccatcatcatcatcatcatcatcatcatcatcatcatcatcatcatcatcatcatgtttCTTATTcctccttcttcaacttcaactgcGTGGTGCTGCCTCCTTCCTCTAACCCCAACTATATACTCAGAGCATCTTCCTCTGAAG GACTTCCTGTTGAGATTGTTGAAGACTCAAAATTCGTTCCTTTGAATGCTGAGGATCCTAGATATGGTCCACCT GCATTGCTGTTGTTGGGCTTTGATGAAGATGAGGCTTTGAAG ATTCAACAGCTTTTGAAAGAATTGGATGGTGAATTCCTGAAG ATAATCTATTGTACTGAAGACATGATTACTCGTTCACTTTGGGAGGCAATGCATACAACACAAAACAGTTTGGAAGGGGTTAAG ATTGCAAAATCGCTTCCTCGGATATGCTTCTTATCTGGTTTAACTGGAGAGGAGATGATGATGTTTATTGATGCTTTCCCAGAAACTG GACTAAAATCAACTGCGTTTGCGGCTCTTGTTCCTAACAGTGCCAATAAACCACTGCAGGAGTTGATAGATGAAATTATGGGAGACCATGAGATGTTG ACTGGAGAACAACTGTGA